One region of Solanum pennellii chromosome 6, SPENNV200 genomic DNA includes:
- the LOC107023391 gene encoding asparagine synthetase [glutamine-hydrolyzing], which produces MCGILALLGCSDDSQAKRVRVLELSRRLKHRGPDWSGIFQYGDFYLAHQRLAIIDPASGDQPLFNEDKKIVVTVNGEIYNHEKLRKLMPNHKFRTGSDCDVIAHLYEEYGENFVDMLDGVFSFVLLDTRDNSFLAARDAIGITPLYIGWGLDGSVWISSELKGLNDDCEHFEVFPPGHLYSSKNGGLRRWYNPAWFSEAIPSTPYDTLVLRRAFENAVIKRLMTDVPFGVLLSGGLDSSLVASVTARYLSGTKAAKQWGAQLHSFCVGLEGSPDLKAAKEVADFLGTVHHEFHFTVQDGIDAIEDVIYHIETYDVTTIRASTPMFLMSRKIKSLGVKMVISGEGADEIFGGYLYFHKAPNKEEFHTETCRKIKALHQYDCLRANKATSAWGLEARVPFLDKEFINVAMSIDPEWKMIKHDQGRIEKWVLRKAFDDEEQPYLPKHILYRQKEQFSDGVGYSWIDGLKAHAEQHVTDRMMLNAAHIFPHNTPTTKEGYYYRMIFDRFFPQNSASLTVPGGPSIACSTAKAIEWDASWSNNLDPSGRAAIGVHNSAYDNHLTGVANGNLDTPIINNMPRMVGVGVAAELTIRS; this is translated from the exons GTTGAAGCATCGCGGACCGGATTGGAGTGGAATATTTCAAtatggtgatttttatttagcacATCAACGTCTAGCAATTATCGACCCTGCTTCTGGTGATCAACCTCTGTTTAATGAAGACAAAAAGATTGTTGTTACT GTTAATGGAGAGATCTACAATCATGAAAAACTTCGAAAACTTATGCCTAATCACAAGTTTAGGACTGGAAGTGATTGTGATGTTATTGCTCATCTT TATGAAGAATATGGAGAAAATTTTGTTGACATGTTGGATGGAGTGTTCTCTTTCGTATTATTGGATACTCGCGATAATAGCTTTCTTGCTGCTCGTGATGCCATTGGAATTACACCACTCTATATTGGTTGGGGACTTGATG GGTCTGTGTGGATATCATCTGAGCTAAAGGGCTTGAATGATGATTGTGAACATTTTGAAGTTTTCCCTCCGGGGCACTTGTACTCGAGCAAGAACGGAGGGCTTAGGAGATGGTACAATCCCGCTTGGTTCTCTGAGGCTATTCCTTCCACTCCTTACGACACTTTGGTTCTGAGGCGCGCCTTTGAAAAT GCTGTTATCAAACGGTTGATGACTGATGTCCCCTTTGGCGTTCTGCTCTCGGGGGGACTTGATTCGTCTTTGGTTGCTTCTGTAACTGCTCGATACTTGTCTGGAACGAAAGCTGCTAAGCAATGGGGAGCACAACTTCATTCATTCTGTGTTGGTCTCGAG GGTTCGCCAGATCTTAAGGCTGCGAAAGAAGTTGCTGACTTTTTAGGAACCGTTCACCACGAGTTTCACTTCACTGTTCAG GACGGGATTGATGCTATTGAAGATGTTATATATCATATCGAAACGTATGATGTAACAACAATAAGAGCAAGCACTCCTATGTTCCTTATGTCGCGTAAGATCAAATCATTAGGAGTGAAGATGGTCATATCAGGAGAAGGCGCTGACGAAATTTTTGGTGGCTACTTATACTTCCACAAGGCTCCCAACAAGGAGGAGTTTCACACGGAAACATGTCGCAAG ATAAAAGCTCTTCACCAGTATGACTGTTTAAGAGCAAACAAGGCAACATCCGCGTGGGGTTTAGAAGCTAGAGTACCATTTCTGGATAAAGAGTTCATCAATGTTGCCATGAGTATCGATCCCGAGTGGAAGATG ATTAAACATGATCAAGGAAGGATCGAGAAGTGGGTTCTTAGGAAGGCGTTTGATGATGAGGAGCAACCGTATCTTCCAAAG CATATTCTGTACAGGCAGAAAGAACAATTCAGCGATGGCGTAGGCTATAGTTGGATCGATGGGCTCAAAGCACATGCTGAACAACAT GTGACTGATAGGATGATGCTTAATGCTGCTCATATCTTCCCACATAACACTCCGACTACGAAAGAAGGATACTATTACAGAATGATTTTCGACAGGTTCTTCCCACAG AACTCAGCGAGCCTGACAGTTCCTGGAGGACCGAGTATAGCTTGTAGCACGGCTAAAGCAATCGAGTGGGATGCTTCTTGGTCGAACAACCTTGATCCTTCCGGTAGGGCTGCTATCGGTGTACATAACTCTGCTTATGACAACCATCTAACCGGTGTTGCTAATGGGAATTTGGACACTCCGATCATCAATAACATGCCAAGGATGGTAGGCGTTGGCGTGGCTGCAGAGCTCACAATAAGAAGCTAA
- the LOC107021406 gene encoding uncharacterized protein LOC107021406, which produces MNGKSGIFVGKRKKVFPQRDMESKVTIGTSHRRKPERKMDSETQEKFSISRKNTLHGERRKFNNTEGKVKCVKMGEENVTVRKQSGSKQKTELFSRKKVQDKKNLGLTEERPKKKKKRGIRLDRHDTSNKRLDDGVTSIDNNKEKQEDSAKTKNVELSKNAQFRAICPSPSILSFVEDNLLGRRRDIQIKRAGYNIELSAPLDNIPFSTSSERERIEEPVFRNRLEFFAAAKVSSSFPPADLPEIAFAGRSNVGKSSLLNALTRQWGVVRTSDKPGLTQTINFFTLGSKMCMVDLPGYGFAYAKEEVKEAWEDLVKEYVSTRIGLKRVCLLIDTKWGMKQTDHELVDLMERAQTKYQIILTKTDTVFPIDVARRAMQIEEKLKANKSVVQPAVMVSSKSGAGIRSLRTVLSKIARFVKP; this is translated from the exons ATGAATGGCAAGTCTGGGATTTTCgttgggaaaaggaagaaagttTTTCCTCAACGAGATATGGAAAGTAAAGTAACTATTGGAACTTCTCATAGAAGAAAACCAGAACGTAAAATGGATTCGGAGACGCAAGAAAAGTTTTCTATTTCTAGAAAAAATACTTTACATGGCGAACGTAGAAAGTTCAACAATACTGAGGGAAAAGTGAAATGCGTCAAAATGGGAGAAGAAAATGTTACGGTGAGAAAACAGAGTGGGAGCAAGCAAAAAACTGAATTATTTTCGAGGAAGAAGGTTCAGGACAAGAAGAATTTGGGATTAACTGAAGAAAGGcctaagaagaagaaaaagcgAGGTATTCGATTAGATCGTCATGATACCTCCAATAAGAGGCTTGATGATGGAGTAACAAGTATAG ATAACAATAAGGAAAAGCAAGAAGATTCAGCAAAAACGAAAAATGTTGAACTGTCGAAGAATGCACAATTTCGTGCAATATGCCCCAGTCCATCTATTCTTTCTTTTGTGGAAGACAAC TTGTTGGGTCGTAGACGTGATATTCAGATAAAGAGGGCAGGCTATAACATTGAACTCTCTGCTCCTTTAGATAACATTCCTTTCTCAACAAGCTCAGAAAGGGAGCGGATTGAAGAACCG GTGTTCAGGAATAGGTTGGAATTTTTCGCTGCAGCTAAGGTTTCCTCGTCATTTCCCCCTGCAGATCTTCCAGAGATTGCATTTGCAG GAAGGTCAAACGTGGGAAAGTCATCTTTACTAAATGCGTTGACCAGGCAATGGGGTGTTGTACGGACATCAGATAAGCCTGGCCTCACTCAG ACTATTAACTTCTTCACGCTTGGTTCAAAAATGTGCATGGTTGATTTGCCGGGATATGGTTTTGCTTATGCAAAAGAAGAAGTGAAAGAAGCTTGGGAGGATCTT GTGAAAGAGTATGTTTCTACACGTATTGGTCTAAAGAGAGTCTGCCTTTTGATTGATACAAAGTGGGGCATGAAACAAACGGATCATGAGCTTGTTGATTTAATGGAGAG AGCTCAAACGAAATACCAGATCATTTTAACCAAGACAGACACGGTTTTCCCAATAGATGTGGCACGACGAGCCATGCAAATTGAAGAG AAACTCAAGGCAAACAAGTCTGTTGTTCAGCCTGCG GTGATGGTAAGCTCAAAATCTGGAGCTGGTATCCGAAGTTTAAGAACAGTGCTTTCCAAGATTGCTCGGTTTGTGAAACCATAA
- the LOC107023392 gene encoding protein PMR5: protein MNLFSSLKFSSSSSSTKSFSFRFLLCLLLLNFFYVLTFASLRNHQYQQNHKKPTMILANLTSCSLFMGSWVYDETYPLYQSSSCPIIDSQFNCQMYGRPDTDYLKYRWKPTNCEIPRFNGLDFLLRMRGKTIMYVGDSLGRNQWQSLICMISAAVPRGAQTQYITGDPLSTYKFLDYGVSVSFYRTPYLVDIDSVQGKRILKLDDITKNSNAWRGVDVLSFNTGHWWTHKGALQGWDYMDLGGKLYQDMDRLVALERGLRTWARWIDANIDKSRTKLFFQGISPTHYNPSDWTTGTSTSSSTRTCYGETVPMTGTAYPGTFPDQMGVLKEVIGNMNNPPFILDITFLSAMRKDAHPSIYSGALTSEQKANPDHSADCSHWCLAGLPDTWNQLFYTALFF, encoded by the exons atgaatctcttctcttctctaaaattttcatcttcttcttcttcaactaaatcattttcctttaGATTTCTATTATGTCTTcttttactaaattttttttatgtacttACATTTGCAAGTCTAAGGAACCATCAAtatcaacaaaatcataaaaaaccAACTATGATTTTGGCAAATTTAACATCATGTTCTTTGTTTATGGGTAGTTGGGTTTATGATGAAACTTATCCATTGTATCAATCTTCATCTTGCCCAATTATTGATTCACAATTTAATTGTCAAATGTATGGAAGACCAGACACTGATTACCTCAAATATAGATGGAAACCAACAAATTGTGAAATTCCAAG gttCAATGGTTTAGATTTTTTGTTGAGAATGAGAGGGAAGACAATAATGTATGTTGGAGATTCATTAGGAAGAAACCAATGGCAGTCATTGATTTGTATGATTTCAGCAGCTGTCCCACGTGGAGCTCAAACACAATACATCACGGGTGACCCTCTATCTACTTACAAATTCTTG GATTATGGAGTGTCAGTGTCATTTTATAGAACACCATATCTAGTAGACATAGATTCAGTGCAAGGCAAGAGAATTCTGAAATTAGATGATATAACTAAGAATTCTAATGCTTGGAGAGGTGTTGATGTCTTGTCTTTCAATACTGGCCATTGGTGGACTCACAAAGGGGCTCTTCAAGG gTGGGACTACATGGATTTAGGAGGCAAATTGTATCAAGATATGGATAGGCTAGTGGCATTAGAGAGAGGCTTGAGGACATGGGCAAGATGGATTGATGCCAATATTGACAAAAGTAGAACAAAACTCTTCTTTCAGGGTATTTCACCTACACATTACAA CCCAAGCGATTGGACCACCGGCACGTCAACCTCGTCATCAACGAGGACGTGTTACGGTGAGACCGTGCCGATGACCGGCACGGCGTATCCGGGCACGTTCCCGGATCAAATGGGGGTGTTGAAGGAGGTAATAGGAAACATGAACAACCCTCCATTTATTTTGGACATAACATTTTTATCAGCTATGAGAAAAGATGCACACCCTTCTATCTATAGTGGTGCACTCACTTCAGAGCAAAAGGCAAATCCTGATCACTCTGCTGATTGTAGTCATTGGTGTCTAGCTGGATTACCCGATACTTGGAATCAACTATTTTATACTGCTCTTTTCTTCTAG
- the LOC107023410 gene encoding internal alternative NAD(P)H-ubiquinone oxidoreductase A1, mitochondrial — MPWFKNLIKISKTITNQSSSYKSITPLASPLLTQFLQFTKHYSTNHHVVGLEATKSDQKPRIVVLGSGWAGCRLMKDIDTNIYDVVCVSPRNHMVFTPLLASTCVGTLEFRSVAEPIGRIQPAVSTQPTSYFFLANCNAIDFDNHMIQCQTVTEGVETLEPWNFNVSYDKLVIASGAHALTFGIKGVNEHATFLREVHHAQEIRRKLLLNLMLSDVPGVSEEEKRRLLHCVVVGGGPTGVEFSGELSDFILKDVHQRYAHVKDYIHVTLIEANEILSSFDDRLRVYATKQLTKSGVRLVRGLVQDVQPEKIILSDGTNVPYGLLVWSTGVGPSPFVNSLDIPKAKGRIGIDEWLRVPSVQDVYSIGDCSGFLESTGRQVLPALAQVAERQGKYLASLLNKVGKEGGGHANCAQNINLGDPFVYKHLGSMATIGRYKALVDLRESKEAKGVSLAGFTSFFVWRSAYLTRVVSKRNKFYVLINWLTTLVFGRDISRI, encoded by the exons ATGCCATGGTTCAAGAATCTCATCAAAATCTCCAAAACAATTACAAACCAATCATCATCTTACAAATCTATAACTCCATTAGCCTCACCTTTACTAACTCAATTTCTACAATTCACTAAACACTATTCAACTAACCATCATGTTGTTGGTCTGGAAGCAACAAAAAGTGACCAAAAGCCAAGAATTGTTGTGTTAGGTTCTGGATGGGCAGGATGTAGGCTAATGAAAGACATTGATacaaatatttatgatgttGTGTGTGTGTCACCTAGGAATCATATGGTGTTCACTCCATTATTAGCATCTACTTGTGTTGGTACTCTTGAGTTTAGGTCTGTTGCTGAACCTATTGGAAGGATTCAACCTGCTGTTTCAACACAACCAacttcttatttctttcttgCTAATTGCAATGCCATTGATTTTGATAATCATATG ATACAATGCCAAACTGTGACAGAGGGAGTTGAAACCTTGGAGCCATGGAACTTTAATGTTTCATATGACAAGTTAGTCATTGCATCAGGAGCTCATGCTTTGACATTTGGAATTAAAGGTGTAAACGAGCACGCTACATTTCTTCGTGAAGTTCATCATGCTCAGGAAATACGGAGGAAACTACTTCTAAATCTCATGTTGTCTGATGTGCCTG GAGTTAGTGAGGAAGAAAAGCGTAGACTCTTACATTGCGTTGTAGTTGGAGGTGGTCCGACAGGAGTTGAGTTTAGTGGCGAACTTAGTGATTTTATCTTGAAGGATGTTCATCAAAGATATGCTCATGTCAAAGACTACATTCACGTCACGTTGATTGAG GCAAATGAGATATTATCCTCCTTTGATGATCGTTTACGTGTATATGCAACTAAACAGTTGACTAAG TCAGGAGTTCGTCTTGTGCGAGGCCTTGTCCAAGATGTGCAACCAGAGAAGATAATTCTTAGCGATGGCACAAACGTCCCCTATGGTCTGTTAGTGTGGTCTACTGGTGTTGGCCCTTCACCTTTTGTTAACTCACTTGATATACCAAAAGCTAAAGGGAG GATTGGAATTGATGAATGGTTACGCGTCCCATCGGTACAAGATGTATACTCAATTGGTGATTGTAGTGGTTTTCTTGAAAGTACAGGCAGACAAGTTCTTCCAGCTCTGGCCCAA GTTGCAGAGAGGCAGGGAAAATATTTGGCAAGTTTGTTGAACAAGGTGGGAAAAGAAGGTGGAGGACATGCCAATTGTGCACAAAACATTAACTTGGGAGATCCATTTGTCTACAAACATTTGGGAAGCATGGCTACTATTGGAAGATACAAGGCCCTTGTGGACCTTAGAGAGAGCAAG GAAGCAAAAGGTGTATCTCTTGCAGGATTCACAAGTTTTTTTGTTTGGCGTTCAGCATATTTAACTCGTGTAGTGAGTAAAAGGAACAAATTTTATGTTCTAATTAATTGGTTGACAACTTTAGTATTTGGTCGTGATATAAGTAGGATATAG